In Pyrus communis chromosome 11, drPyrComm1.1, whole genome shotgun sequence, the sequence CAGCCCTGAGGGTAGTCCAAGTAGGCGCCCGCCTAGTGCCTCCACTTCGGAAGGGcccccaaaaaaaatttatatcctgtaattaacatataaatacaaaaaaaagtacaaaatatCATAAGTCATTTGTTAGTGTAGTGGAAATGTTGGCTACATTTTtctttggggtgttgagttcgAAACACGAAGCTGCCTTTTTTAGTCACtagatttttcttgtttttcaaatttactaCCAATCCATCTGTCAACTCCCAATCCATATGTccaaatgcatataaagttataaaactcaagtctctttgcaatctttcttttttctttcaacttctcattctctccatttctaTCGAATGTTTGAACTAACTTTCCATTCTCTCAATTTATATTGAATGTTTAAACCAACTATCATATGGTCTTAAAGATTATACTTTAAGGTAATaaaaactttgaattatatatttttcttttcaataactttttattcaatggattattttaatattcaattcgttggtgtgatgttgattttagaagggaaaaaaaaaacacaagagaaacaattggcgttgaatttattatactcgTCAATcaagtttattattatttactctcttgatcatcaagttttattcttcttcactctcaatcttaaACTCTTGACTGCAAACATTTAGTATATTTGTGTCTAAAAACGTGAATCATGTAATGTTTAAATAATGTTTGTGTATTTATcttgttttgatattaatttttaatgatatttgatgtgaaaatagaactttttatgtatttagcaatttttttttatatacaaccGGAGATCAGAAAATTTTAGGGCCCCACTTCGAAGGCTTGCCTAGGACCCCAAATTCTCAAAGCCGGCCTTGCTGCTAACCATTCAATGAACAATGTCGGAACGTATCGCGTGTTCAAGTCTTCACCCCTACCCTTCAACTGTGACCGTGATTACACCAGGAGCAGCTGAACATGTCTCATCACATATTAGCTTCAAAGTTGTGATTGTTCTCTTCATTTTTGTTTAGAAGAgtgaacaaaaaggaaagtgaacATACCTTATCTTGCTTCGTTTTTGTTTCCAACTTTTTTCTCATACCAGCGATATTCTATTTTACACTAATCTAAACTGCAAAAAAGGATTCAGGTGCATAACGATAACACATCCCGCTCTAACTAACGCGACTATGTCCATGTCTTGAAGCAGAGTTTTTGAAAGCTCAGCACCCAACTTGAACCCCCATTCAATCGCTGCAGTTAATTTGGGGGCCAAAAAACCTGTGGACTGGTATCCAAAAATATATAAGAATGGAGGAGGCCACCAAGTGGTCCGAAGCCTTTAATTTGTCTTCCAAAAAAGAACATCAATAAATTTGGACAGGACCCAACAAAGAAGTGCAAATTTTGAATGGCTAGGGACTTTGATTATCTTTTCAAATTTGTCTCCTTGGTAGTTGGGTTCCAGTGGCATAAATATTTTCTTGGTCACCAGATAACCAAATTTTAATCAAACAGTTGAATTGATATTAGGGGATGCGTCGCAAATTTTGATCAAACTTAATGCTAGGTGATAAGGCATCCTTTAGTCACCTGATAACTATGAAGACATTCTTTAGTCAATTGATAACTATGAGGGACGAGACTTCTTTaataggagagattttttaatatcTCAGAAACACGGCCTGGTTACgtcaaatattataatataaagaaaactaacaaaaagtaaaaaaaaaaaaaaaaatttgttttaatgaaaaatgacaaacgaaggtgtagtgaatagtatcaatgaaaggtaaaaatgtggttttttgttaaaagtaaacagtatcgggaatgtttcgttaaaactttctATAATATAAGTGTttggatacttgaaaaaaaaaatttaactagtATTATAACACTTGGTATACGGATCGTGtgacactgaaaaatttctcggaTTGTGGTTGGAGTTATAGGGTATTAAAAAAAGTTGTCATTTTTACTGTGCTATGCTACAAAACggcaataataaataaaaataatctacgcacttcttttctttttatgtatAATAAGGTGTGCCAAAGTCGCTACgcatagttttcaaaaaaaaaaaaaaaaacctgctaCGCATACACCAAAAAGGAAGATAACAAAGAAGAGCAGAATTTAGTACAACATTACAAATTTCAAGCAAATGCTATTTAGAAAACTACGCACGGAGGACGTACTGCAGAAATCGACAGGATAAGCGCTGCTATAACTGGTCATCCCTCCTCTTCGCTTTGCCAGCTCGCTACAGAGTTTGAAGTAGAGTTTTCAGTGACAGCACCAGTGCTCTCCTCATCCTGGCTTCTAAAGTGATTTGAAAGCAAGCATGGACCGGAAGTGGAGCTTGGTTTTTGAAGGCCTTGAATGGCCTTCATTGCAGCAACGGTTCCACGATATATATCCATGTTTGCCTCCATGTTTGAAGGTGTCTCACATGCAATATTTGCCGAATGATTCGATTGTGGGTTTGGATGACTTGTGTCTGGGGTGGTTTCATCTTCTGTGGTTGGTGTACCTTGAATGACTTCTGCTTCCAGTGGGAAGAGAAGCTCGAGATTTGCCTCGCATTCACGGACTAGCCCCGTCAGAAGTTCTGTTGTAAAGAAAGGCTGGTGAGCTAGTTGCGTTTGCGTGAAACGTAAACGCAATACTCCTCCAGTTCGTTTATCGTACTTCTTTAGAATTTTGACAACCCCTGTTGAGACAGAAGACACAGCTGATTTTAGCAATAGATAACGCAGATATAGAATGAAGAAATTCACTGATGGTAACAGTTGTACAATACAGGTTAAATATTGAAGGTGAAAAGTAGCTGCTGTACCCGCAAAATTCAACGAGCTATAATTTTTGAGAAGCACCATCTCCCCGTGAATGGTGACAAAGTCCTTACGGATGTCCATCACTTCTTTGCTGAACTCGGTCTCTGATGTAAAACCTCCACCCCTGCTGCTCCTTTCCCTGACGATCTCGATTCTTCCTTTCAGCTCCTGTCATTATATATTGCCGTTTGCAGATGAGAAAAGAGAAACGATAGTTGGTACTTGTAGCCTACTCATTCAAAATATCACATTGCAACATTCGTGCTGTGCAGATGACTCTGCACCGACCAGAACATTGCTCCCATCATAATGATTTTCCTACCAGACACTTAACCAGTACACCAAAAAACTCTACAATTTTCAACCAACATAAGCAGCGAAccaggaaagaaaaaagaagtgaaaCAAGCACCACAAAATACAGACTTCGATTTACACATTGTTCGTTGATCCATGATAGATATCTTAGTACTCGACTTTAatgatcaaaagaaaaattcaactaGTTGAGACTCGAAACTTGACCTGGTCATGACAAAATAGTTAAAACTTCCTTTGTTTTCCTGCATTATCTATATCTTTtcacaaaatattcaaaaatcCTTAGCCTAAAAACGAATACAGATAACAATGGCATGTCTCGTATCGCTGTAATTTCACTCATAACCATCTTCACATTCACAAGACCGCCCGAATTAACTAACAGTTCACCTCCTAACTTCAATAGTTTCACTTTCCGGTGTCCCTCGGACATGAATGTCtcatttttgttttagctaAAATGCACTTGTTTGCAGATGCCATCCTTCTCCTCCTACTTGTACCTATCAGTCATCTTAAGATCCTAAGCTCTCATTTGGTGTCTAACATTAAATTGGATAACTCACTAAATGGATGCATATTTCGAATTCCCGTCATAAGTGAAACTTCTCCCTCCGAATCCTACCTTCAACTCGGACAAAATTTCCATTTCTTTATTTGACATactaaatacataaatatagtgagttatccaatccaatccgTTAACAAAAAGCGaaagattgaatttttgtagCATCCATAACATGAAGGCCAAATCTATGGACTACCCAACAAAATTAAAgcgcatatatatgtatatacacatgcaaattcaagaaaataagaagaaaaaggtCAACCATAAGAACCTGGAATCGTATAACGAAATCCTCCTCCTTATCCATATAGAAATCGTTTAACTTATACAGCTCCTTATTCAAAATCGCAACGAACCAATATTGGAGTCCCGCTAAAGGATGGAACCCGCCACCTTCATCAGCAGCGGCCGGATGCGCATATGCCGGCTGAAACTCGAGGTGGCGATGGAGGGAATCCACCGCGGCAATAACGGCCGTGGTGGTGAGGAAGCCCTTGAGGAGCTTCTTCAAGAGCTTGTAGCAAAGGAACTTGTCCCTCCACTCCGGGAGTGTCTCTTCCAGGTGGGTCCTGAACTCCTTCCCGAATTTCATCGCTTTTCAACAAACACTGGTGGATTAAATTCTCACAGGATTTTGCTGTTTCTGAATCAAATGATTCATAATTTGACttaatttatattaagagagagcaatttttaatttagataATCCGAGAATATTTCTCCAAGTGGTAGGAATATTTTAGGAATATTTGGAAAGTGAGAAGGAAAGGTGGTGGGAAGTTTTCTAAGTGCATTTCTTGTTGATATGGATTTGgattgttctttcttttcctagTATTTGGGTTCGCATTTTCTTCGTATCAGAATATTCTCCATGTGTTTTAATCTGATTGTTTTTTATGTTAgattttgtttggaaaatccAATCAAACTATTTGTTTGCACTGAATTTTGGATACTCCTCTGCCGCATATTCTTATCCTCCAGAGTCTGCAAAGAATGTTTCAACATTCAATTTGATAAATCCGTCACCATGACAACTTTGAATGAAGGCTCCAACCAACACGAGGTCTTTTGTTATAAAATTACACACACGTCGTACTATGCAGTGGTAATTTACAAGACAATATCGATGTTTATAAAAATGTGCATTTGGCCCGTTTCTCTGATAATTTAACACAATTCTCTAACTTATGACAACTTTGGGATTTTCCAAATCGTATCTCAAAAATTCTAGCATGCTTCGATGCACCTTGGGTATCGAAATTTGCAGCCGTTAAATGTTATGTCGTGTCTTCTATTAGCTTCAAGTACTTTATATCTTCTCTTCAAGTCTCTTtacaagtcttcctaggtcttttTCTACCTCATTTGC encodes:
- the LOC137709339 gene encoding SPX domain-containing protein 4-like; the protein is MKFGKEFRTHLEETLPEWRDKFLCYKLLKKLLKGFLTTTAVIAAVDSLHRHLEFQPAYAHPAAADEGGGFHPLAGLQYWFVAILNKELYKLNDFYMDKEEDFVIRFQELKGRIEIVRERSSRGGGFTSETEFSKEVMDIRKDFVTIHGEMVLLKNYSSLNFAGVVKILKKYDKRTGGVLRLRFTQTQLAHQPFFTTELLTGLVRECEANLELLFPLEAEVIQGTPTTEDETTPDTSHPNPQSNHSANIACETPSNMEANMDIYRGTVAAMKAIQGLQKPSSTSGPCLLSNHFRSQDEESTGAVTENSTSNSVASWQSEEEG